A section of the Pseudomonas flavescens genome encodes:
- the pepP gene encoding Xaa-Pro aminopeptidase, producing MTSISKAEYARRRKALMAQMEPNSIAILPAAPVFIRNRDVEHIYRQDSDFQYLSGFPEPEAVIALIPGREHGEYVLFCRERDPERELWDGLRAGQEGAISRYGADDAFPIGDIDDILPGLIEGRERVYYAVGTNPEFDRHLMEWVNVIRSKARQGATPPKEFVALNHFLHDLRLYKSAGEVKVMREAAQISARAHIKAMQASRAGLYEYHLEAELDYEFRKGGSKMPAYGSIVAAGKNACILHYRENDAVLKDGDVVLIDAGCEIDCYASDITRTFPVSGTFTPEQKAIYEIVLAANIEAFKHIAPGRHWNEAHEATVRVITAGLVELGLLKGNVDELIAAEAYKPFYMHRAGHWLGMDVHDVGEYKVGGEWRVLEVGMAMTVEPGIYIAVDNQNVAKKWRGIGVRIEDDVVVTKTGCEILTGDVPKTVDEIETLMAAARAQVA from the coding sequence ATGACCAGCATCTCCAAAGCGGAATACGCCCGTCGACGCAAGGCGCTCATGGCGCAGATGGAACCCAACAGCATCGCCATTCTGCCGGCGGCACCCGTGTTCATCCGCAACCGCGATGTCGAACATATCTATCGTCAGGACAGTGATTTCCAGTACCTGTCCGGGTTCCCCGAGCCCGAGGCGGTGATCGCGTTGATCCCCGGCCGCGAGCACGGCGAATACGTGCTGTTCTGCCGAGAGCGTGATCCCGAGCGTGAACTGTGGGATGGCTTGCGCGCTGGTCAGGAAGGCGCCATCAGCCGTTACGGTGCGGACGATGCCTTTCCCATCGGCGATATCGACGACATCCTGCCGGGGCTGATCGAAGGTCGTGAGCGTGTCTATTACGCCGTGGGTACCAACCCGGAATTCGATCGTCATCTGATGGAGTGGGTCAACGTGATCCGCTCCAAGGCCCGCCAGGGCGCCACGCCACCGAAAGAGTTCGTCGCCCTCAATCATTTCCTCCACGACCTGCGTCTGTACAAGTCGGCCGGAGAGGTGAAGGTGATGCGCGAAGCGGCGCAAATTTCCGCACGCGCCCATATCAAGGCCATGCAGGCAAGCCGCGCCGGGCTTTACGAATACCATCTGGAAGCAGAGCTGGATTACGAATTCCGCAAGGGCGGTTCGAAGATGCCGGCCTACGGCTCCATCGTCGCAGCGGGCAAGAACGCCTGCATTCTGCATTACCGTGAGAACGACGCGGTGCTGAAGGACGGTGACGTGGTGCTGATCGACGCCGGCTGCGAGATCGACTGCTATGCCAGCGACATCACTCGTACCTTTCCGGTCAGCGGTACCTTCACGCCCGAGCAGAAGGCCATTTACGAGATCGTGCTGGCGGCCAACATCGAAGCCTTCAAGCACATCGCGCCGGGTCGCCACTGGAACGAGGCCCATGAGGCCACGGTTCGGGTGATCACTGCTGGTCTGGTCGAGTTGGGCCTGCTCAAGGGCAATGTCGACGAGCTGATCGCCGCGGAAGCCTACAAGCCGTTCTACATGCACCGTGCCGGCCACTGGCTGGGCATGGACGTGCATGACGTCGGCGAGTACAAGGTCGGCGGCGAGTGGCGTGTGCTCGAAGTGGGCATGGCCATGACCGTCGAGCCGGGCATCTACATCGCCGTGGACAATCAGAACGTGGCCAAGAAATGGCGCGGCATCGGCGTGCGCATCGAGGATGACGTCGTGGTGACCAAGACCGGTTGCGAGATTCTCACCGGCGATGTCCCCAAGACCGTCGACGAGATCGAGACACTGATGGCCGCCGCTCGCGCGCAGGTGGCCTGA
- the ubiH gene encoding 2-octaprenyl-6-methoxyphenyl hydroxylase → MLRVDLAIIGGGLVGASLALALQGEARTRGWKIALIEPFAPGEGYQPSYDARSTALSYGSRLIYEGLGLWPAIAEHATPIEQIHVSDRGRFAAARLSAEEEGVPALGYVVENAWLGHCLWQALDAEVIQWRCPAQVERMDALPDGYRLTLDDESLIDCSLAVLADGGRSSLREQLGITVNQRPYDQTAVIANITPSRPHAGQAFERFTESGPLALLPLSDNRCALVWTHPSGDVERLLKLDERAFLAELQEAFGYRLGALRQVGARLPYPLVLVEAAEQVRANLVVLGNAAHSLHPIAGQGFNLSLRDVRALADTVLAGSAPLGDLATLQRYAAVQAGDQAFTVGFSDQVTRLFSTDQPLLAAGRNLGLLGLELLPPAKRWFARQAMGIGTRGTPQ, encoded by the coding sequence ATGCTGCGGGTCGACTTGGCGATCATCGGCGGTGGTCTGGTCGGTGCCAGCCTGGCGCTGGCGCTGCAGGGCGAGGCGCGCACGCGTGGCTGGAAAATCGCTTTGATCGAGCCATTCGCTCCCGGCGAAGGCTACCAACCGAGCTACGATGCCCGCTCCACGGCACTGTCCTACGGCTCGCGGCTGATCTACGAAGGTCTTGGCCTGTGGCCAGCGATCGCCGAGCACGCCACTCCCATCGAGCAGATACACGTATCGGATCGCGGGCGCTTCGCCGCTGCGCGGCTGAGTGCCGAGGAGGAAGGCGTTCCTGCTCTGGGTTACGTGGTGGAAAACGCCTGGCTTGGCCATTGCCTGTGGCAGGCGCTCGACGCCGAAGTGATCCAGTGGCGTTGCCCGGCCCAGGTCGAGCGGATGGATGCGCTGCCGGATGGCTATCGGCTGACCCTCGATGACGAAAGCCTGATCGACTGCTCCCTGGCGGTGCTCGCCGATGGCGGGCGCTCTTCGCTGCGTGAACAGTTGGGCATCACGGTGAACCAACGGCCTTATGACCAGACTGCGGTGATCGCCAATATCACGCCTTCGCGCCCACACGCAGGCCAAGCCTTCGAACGCTTCACCGAGTCCGGACCACTGGCGTTGCTGCCGCTTTCGGACAATCGCTGTGCACTGGTATGGACGCACCCGAGCGGTGATGTCGAGCGGCTGCTCAAGCTGGACGAGCGCGCGTTTCTCGCCGAACTGCAGGAGGCCTTCGGTTACCGCCTCGGTGCTTTGCGTCAGGTCGGCGCGCGGCTGCCTTACCCGCTGGTGCTGGTCGAGGCGGCCGAGCAGGTACGGGCCAATCTGGTGGTGCTGGGCAATGCCGCGCACAGCCTGCATCCGATTGCCGGGCAGGGCTTCAACCTGTCGCTGCGTGACGTTCGTGCCCTGGCCGATACTGTGCTGGCGGGCTCCGCGCCGCTTGGCGACCTGGCCACTCTGCAGCGCTATGCAGCCGTTCAGGCTGGCGATCAGGCCTTCACGGTCGGCTTTTCGGATCAGGTCACCCGGCTGTTCAGTACCGATCAGCCGCTGCTCGCCGCGGGCCGCAACCTCGGCCTGCTGGGGTTGGAATTGTTGCCGCCGGCCAAGCGCTGGTTCGCACGCCAGGCCATGGGCATAGGTACTCGCGGTACCCCGCAATGA
- a CDS encoding DUF4442 domain-containing protein, which produces MSARRLARKARLLRWVMNCYPPYLGAGVWIRRIAADFRQVDVKMRLGWYNRNYVGTQFGGSLYSMTDPFYMLMLMENLGRDYVVWDKAASIDFIAPGRGPVFASFAIDQAFVDEVRQHTAAGDKYLPELQVEVRDGDGTLVARVHKTLYVRLKPRQRQAA; this is translated from the coding sequence ATGAGTGCCCGGCGGCTGGCGCGCAAGGCCCGCCTGCTGCGCTGGGTCATGAATTGCTACCCGCCCTACCTGGGGGCTGGCGTATGGATTCGGCGCATCGCAGCGGATTTTCGTCAGGTCGACGTGAAGATGCGTCTGGGTTGGTACAACCGCAACTATGTGGGTACCCAGTTCGGCGGCAGCCTGTATTCGATGACCGATCCGTTCTACATGTTGATGCTGATGGAGAACCTGGGGCGCGATTACGTGGTCTGGGACAAGGCCGCCAGCATCGACTTCATCGCGCCGGGCAGAGGCCCGGTATTCGCCTCGTTCGCCATCGACCAGGCCTTCGTCGACGAGGTGCGTCAGCACACCGCCGCGGGTGACAAGTACCTGCCCGAGTTGCAGGTGGAGGTCCGCGACGGTGATGGCACCCTGGTCGCTCGGGTACACAAGACTCTTTACGTGCGGCTCAAGCCGCGCCAGCGGCAGGCAGCCTGA
- a CDS encoding 2-octaprenyl-3-methyl-6-methoxy-1,4-benzoquinol hydroxylase, with product MRADMIIVGAGMVGSALALALREQGLDCLVLDGGPLQVEPFEGNAAYEPRVSALSMASQRILERLGAWPGVLARRSCPYSEMRVWDGSGTGSIHFSAASVHANMLGHIVENRVVQDALLERLHASDVRLLADARLERLRHSGDDWLLTLADGRELRTSLVVAADGANSAVRRLAGCETREWDYLHHAIVTSVRCADAHQATAWQRFTDDGPLAFLPLGERDGEHWCSIVWSTTPEQASHLMALADDEFSTALGQAFEYRLGQVLQVDRRLCIPLRQRHAKRYVEPGLALIGDAAHTIHPLAGQGVNLGFLDAAVLAEVLAQAAGRGERLADERVLSRYERRRMPHNLAMMAAMESFQRLFQSDSLTLRLLRNTGLGLVDGLDEAKALFVRQALGLSGDLPDLARAR from the coding sequence ATGCGTGCAGATATGATCATCGTCGGTGCCGGAATGGTCGGCAGCGCCCTGGCGCTGGCCCTGCGCGAGCAGGGGCTGGATTGCCTGGTGTTGGACGGCGGGCCGCTGCAGGTCGAGCCGTTCGAGGGCAACGCTGCTTACGAGCCTCGGGTCAGTGCGCTGTCGATGGCCAGCCAGCGCATCCTCGAACGCCTTGGCGCCTGGCCCGGCGTGCTGGCGCGGCGCAGTTGCCCGTACAGCGAAATGCGCGTGTGGGATGGCAGCGGCACCGGCAGCATCCATTTCAGCGCTGCCAGCGTGCATGCCAATATGCTCGGCCATATCGTCGAGAATCGCGTGGTGCAGGACGCGTTGCTCGAGCGCCTGCATGCCAGCGATGTTCGTCTGCTCGCCGACGCGCGGCTGGAGCGCCTGCGCCACTCCGGTGACGACTGGCTGCTGACCTTGGCCGACGGCCGCGAATTGCGTACCTCGCTGGTGGTCGCGGCCGATGGCGCCAACTCGGCGGTACGTCGTCTGGCGGGTTGTGAAACCCGCGAGTGGGATTACCTGCACCACGCCATCGTCACCAGCGTGCGTTGTGCCGATGCGCATCAGGCCACCGCCTGGCAGCGCTTCACCGACGACGGCCCGCTGGCCTTCCTGCCTTTGGGCGAGCGCGATGGCGAGCACTGGTGTTCGATCGTCTGGTCGACCACGCCGGAGCAAGCGAGCCACTTGATGGCGCTGGCTGACGATGAGTTTTCCACGGCCCTGGGGCAGGCGTTCGAATACCGCCTGGGCCAGGTACTGCAAGTGGATCGACGCCTATGCATTCCGCTGCGTCAGCGCCACGCCAAGCGCTATGTCGAACCCGGCCTGGCGCTGATTGGCGATGCTGCCCACACCATCCACCCGCTGGCCGGCCAGGGCGTCAACCTCGGCTTTCTCGACGCCGCGGTGCTCGCCGAGGTGCTGGCGCAGGCAGCCGGGCGTGGTGAGCGGCTTGCCGACGAGCGCGTGCTGAGCCGCTACGAGCGCCGCCGCATGCCGCACAACCTGGCGATGATGGCGGCGATGGAGAGTTTTCAGCGGCTGTTCCAGAGCGACTCACTGACGCTGCGCTTGCTGCGCAACACCGGCTTGGGGCTGGTCGATGGCCTGGACGAGGCCAAGGCGCTGTTCGTGCGCCAGGCGCTGGGCTTGAGCGGCGATCTGCCGGATCTGGCCAGGGCCCGCTAG
- a CDS encoding sigma-70 family RNA polymerase sigma factor → MSGPDHSALHLLYSEHNGWLKGWLRARLGNTSDAADLAQDTFVRVLSARDVQAIREPRTYLSAIARALMIDKFRRQAVEQAYLDVLALRPEPMDISPETRLLILETLTAVDAMLDGLGERTRRIFLAVQLEGLSYVATGERLGVSVTTVKKHMIRAMTHCLLLMED, encoded by the coding sequence ATGTCCGGCCCGGATCATTCCGCGTTGCATCTTCTCTACAGCGAACATAACGGCTGGCTCAAGGGCTGGCTGCGGGCACGCCTGGGCAATACCAGCGATGCCGCCGACCTGGCTCAGGACACCTTTGTGCGGGTGCTCAGCGCCCGCGACGTGCAGGCCATCCGCGAGCCGCGTACCTACCTGAGCGCCATCGCCCGCGCGCTGATGATCGACAAGTTTCGCCGCCAGGCCGTCGAGCAGGCCTATCTCGATGTACTGGCGCTGCGTCCCGAGCCCATGGACATCTCGCCGGAGACCCGTCTGCTGATCCTCGAAACCCTCACTGCGGTCGATGCCATGCTCGACGGTCTTGGTGAGCGCACACGGCGCATTTTCCTGGCGGTGCAACTGGAAGGGCTCAGTTATGTGGCTACCGGCGAGCGCCTCGGCGTGTCGGTGACCACGGTGAAGAAGCACATGATCCGCGCCATGACCCACTGCCTGTTGTTGATGGAAGACTGA
- a CDS encoding FecR domain-containing protein, which translates to MDRQTLEAAATWYVQLNATPPSEAERLAHREWLAQHPGHRQAWARVERLQHQLGGLPADVALPALDGVRARRRAVLKTLGLLLASGAAGWASFDLAPTQDWLADQRTATGERRHLQLSDGSVLDLNTATAVDIRFDASLRQLQLHRGEILVRTAADPAGRPFVVHTAQGSVRALGTCFSVRCEGDSTQVAVLEDEVEVRAARQPGRAVHIGANQRVAVEAAAVGTPSALPPGAGAWAQGMLTVIDWRLDAFVAELGRYRPGYLSCADAVADLRLSGAFRIDDTDIILENLGASLPIRVRYLSRYWARIEAA; encoded by the coding sequence ATGGATCGCCAGACCCTGGAAGCGGCCGCCACCTGGTATGTGCAACTCAACGCCACGCCGCCGAGCGAGGCCGAGCGTCTGGCGCATCGCGAGTGGCTCGCGCAGCACCCCGGGCACCGCCAGGCCTGGGCACGGGTGGAGCGCCTGCAGCATCAGCTCGGCGGCCTGCCGGCGGATGTGGCGCTGCCCGCGCTGGACGGTGTGCGGGCGCGGCGACGTGCGGTGCTGAAGACCCTGGGCCTGCTGCTCGCCTCCGGGGCCGCAGGCTGGGCGTCCTTCGACCTGGCGCCGACTCAGGACTGGCTTGCCGATCAGCGCACGGCCACTGGCGAGCGTCGTCACCTGCAACTGAGCGATGGCAGCGTGCTGGATCTGAATACCGCGACAGCGGTGGATATCCGTTTCGACGCCAGCCTGCGACAACTGCAGTTGCATCGCGGCGAGATACTCGTGCGTACCGCTGCCGATCCGGCCGGACGGCCTTTCGTGGTGCATACCGCGCAGGGCAGTGTACGGGCGTTGGGTACCTGTTTCAGCGTGCGCTGCGAGGGCGACAGCACTCAGGTTGCGGTGCTGGAAGATGAGGTCGAAGTGCGTGCGGCCCGGCAACCTGGTCGGGCAGTGCATATCGGCGCCAATCAGCGAGTCGCTGTGGAGGCCGCTGCGGTCGGCACGCCCAGCGCATTGCCGCCGGGAGCAGGTGCCTGGGCGCAGGGCATGCTGACGGTGATCGACTGGCGCCTGGATGCCTTCGTCGCCGAACTGGGGCGCTACCGTCCCGGCTATCTCAGCTGTGCCGACGCGGTGGCAGACTTGCGCCTCTCTGGTGCTTTCCGGATCGACGACACGGACATCATTCTGGAAAACCTGGGCGCCTCGCTGCCGATTCGAGTGCGTTACCTGAGTCGTTACTGGGCGCGAATCGAGGCTGCCTGA
- a CDS encoding TonB-dependent siderophore receptor — MPRFLSPAKPMARAVHLALFGLAGAPIPMLCALPSHALAQEAGVQSYRIAPGSLGTALSQFATVAGVTLSFAAVQTEGLDSPGLQGDYGVDEGLARLLQGSGLQAQRQGNGSYVLVPASRGQGVELSALSISGKAPGSTTEGTGSYTTESSSSSTRLNLSLKETPQSVTVLTRQRMDDQNLDTLTDALDATAGITVIRESLGADSTTYLSRGFAIRNFAIDGVPTSAGMDNYTQNTAMYDRVEVVRGATGLVSGLGNPSATINLIRKRPGIEPQVQLSAEAGSWDRYGLGVDVGGALTESGNVRGRFVVDHKDQHAWIDRFSQEVSTVYGITELDLSESTLLTLGFSHQTTNSNAPMRTGFPLFTTDGGRTDIKRSFNSSPDWTYYDRQQSTLFTSVEQQFANGWSGKLEYSHARNDYDTVVSYMDGLIDPATGSGAYIMPTRWQATPEQDNLDAYLTGFFPLLGREHELIGGVTLSRLEERGTSNYGGWQRPGSSYAGSIDNIYGWNGQAPKPVFNKIGESDLTETQYAAYLTSRWHLTDAASLILGARVVDWNRESKSRLYGGATSKTERTETGIVIPYAGFVYDLDDTWTAYASYTQIFNPQNANIRDVNGTPLDPQEGTGYELGLKADFYDGRLNGSLAVFRVEQDNLAVANGSLLQPSGFQAYKAENGTTSEGVELEVNGELADGWQLTGGYSYSVSFNDDDKRIVTEIPRNSVKLFTSYRLPGALDKLTVGGGVNWQSESGYDLSYATTQSSYALVNLMAKYQLTPALSASVNLNNLFDKEYLTTTAAGLYGAPRNVMTSLQYNY; from the coding sequence ATGCCCCGCTTTCTCTCGCCAGCCAAGCCGATGGCTCGCGCCGTTCACCTGGCCCTGTTCGGTCTGGCCGGCGCGCCGATACCCATGCTCTGCGCCTTGCCGAGCCACGCCCTGGCGCAGGAGGCAGGGGTGCAGAGCTACCGTATTGCGCCTGGCTCGCTGGGTACCGCGCTGAGCCAGTTCGCAACGGTCGCCGGGGTGACGCTTTCATTCGCTGCCGTGCAGACCGAAGGGCTCGACTCGCCGGGCCTGCAGGGCGATTACGGCGTCGACGAAGGACTCGCACGTCTGCTGCAGGGCAGCGGTTTGCAGGCCCAGCGTCAGGGCAACGGCAGTTATGTGCTGGTACCTGCCAGTCGGGGCCAAGGAGTTGAGCTCTCTGCGTTGAGCATTTCCGGCAAGGCGCCGGGTTCGACCACCGAGGGCACGGGCTCCTACACCACGGAATCGTCCAGCAGCTCGACGCGCCTGAACCTGTCACTCAAGGAGACGCCACAATCGGTCACCGTGCTGACCCGCCAGCGTATGGATGACCAGAACCTCGACACCCTGACCGATGCCCTGGATGCCACTGCCGGCATCACCGTGATTCGCGAAAGTCTGGGGGCCGACAGCACCACCTATCTGTCGCGCGGCTTCGCCATTCGCAACTTCGCCATCGACGGCGTACCGACCTCGGCGGGCATGGACAACTACACCCAGAACACCGCCATGTACGACCGCGTGGAGGTGGTGCGTGGCGCCACGGGCCTGGTCAGCGGCCTGGGCAATCCTTCCGCGACCATCAACCTGATCCGCAAGCGCCCGGGCATCGAACCTCAGGTGCAGCTGTCGGCCGAAGCCGGTAGCTGGGACCGTTACGGCTTGGGGGTGGATGTCGGCGGTGCGTTGACCGAGAGCGGTAACGTGCGCGGGCGTTTCGTCGTCGATCACAAGGATCAGCACGCCTGGATCGACCGCTTCAGCCAGGAGGTGAGCACCGTCTACGGCATCACCGAGCTGGATCTGAGCGAATCGACCCTGCTGACCCTGGGTTTCAGCCATCAGACGACCAACAGCAACGCGCCGATGCGCACCGGCTTTCCATTGTTCACGACCGACGGCGGAAGAACCGACATCAAGCGCTCGTTCAACAGCTCGCCTGACTGGACGTACTACGATCGCCAGCAGAGCACGCTGTTCACCTCCGTCGAACAGCAGTTCGCCAATGGCTGGAGCGGCAAGCTGGAGTACAGCCACGCGCGCAACGATTACGACACCGTGGTCAGCTACATGGATGGCCTGATCGATCCGGCTACTGGCTCGGGTGCCTACATCATGCCGACCCGCTGGCAGGCGACGCCCGAGCAGGACAATCTCGACGCCTATCTGACCGGCTTCTTCCCGCTGCTGGGGCGCGAGCACGAGCTTATCGGCGGGGTGACCCTGTCGCGTCTCGAGGAGCGGGGAACCTCCAACTACGGAGGCTGGCAACGCCCGGGCTCCAGTTATGCCGGCAGCATCGACAACATCTATGGCTGGAACGGCCAGGCGCCGAAACCGGTGTTCAACAAGATCGGCGAGAGCGATTTGACCGAAACCCAGTATGCCGCCTACCTGACGTCGCGCTGGCACCTGACCGATGCAGCCAGCCTGATCCTCGGCGCGCGCGTGGTGGACTGGAATCGCGAGAGCAAAAGCCGCTTGTATGGTGGCGCCACCAGCAAGACGGAGCGTACCGAAACCGGGATCGTCATTCCCTACGCGGGCTTCGTCTACGACCTCGATGACACCTGGACGGCCTACGCCAGCTACACGCAGATCTTCAACCCGCAGAACGCCAACATCCGCGACGTCAACGGCACGCCTCTGGATCCTCAGGAAGGCACCGGCTACGAGCTCGGGCTGAAGGCCGACTTCTACGACGGCCGCCTCAACGGCAGCCTGGCGGTGTTCCGCGTCGAGCAGGACAACCTTGCGGTGGCCAACGGCAGCCTGCTGCAGCCCAGTGGCTTCCAGGCCTACAAGGCGGAAAACGGCACGACCAGCGAGGGTGTGGAGCTGGAGGTCAATGGTGAGCTCGCCGACGGTTGGCAGCTCACGGGGGGCTACTCCTACAGCGTCAGTTTCAATGACGACGACAAGCGGATCGTCACCGAGATCCCGCGCAACAGCGTCAAGCTGTTCACCAGCTATCGGCTGCCGGGCGCCCTGGACAAGCTCACCGTTGGTGGTGGTGTGAATTGGCAGAGCGAGAGTGGCTACGACCTCAGCTACGCGACCACGCAGAGCAGCTACGCGCTGGTCAACCTCATGGCGAAGTACCAGCTCACGCCGGCGTTGTCGGCATCGGTGAACCTCAACAACCTGTTCGACAAGGAGTACCTCACCACCACGGCAGCAGGCTTGTATGGCGCACCGCGCAATGTCATGACCAGCCTGCAATACAACTACTGA
- a CDS encoding extracellular solute-binding protein, with protein MSVRRALLAVFTLSTLASAVQAADEVVVYSSRIDELIKPVFDAYTAKTGVAVKFITDKEAPLMERIKAEGENTPADLLLTVDAGNLWQAEQMGILQPMKSSVVDANIPAQYRAASGAWTGLSLRARTIVFSPERVKDGELTTYEALADKNWEGRLCLRTSKKVYNQSLTATLIETHGEAKTEEIVKGWINNLATDVFPDDNSVINAVAAGQCDVGIVNTYYFGRLHEQKPDLKAKLFWPNQQDRGVHVNLSGVGLTKNAPNPEAAQKLVEWMTSAEAQNIFADANKEFPANPAVKPSAEVASWGEFKADSIAVEVAGKRQAEAIRLMDRAGWN; from the coding sequence ATGTCGGTACGCCGTGCGCTTCTCGCTGTTTTCACCCTCAGTACGCTCGCCAGCGCTGTGCAGGCGGCCGATGAAGTGGTCGTCTACTCCTCGCGTATCGATGAGCTGATCAAGCCGGTGTTCGATGCCTACACCGCCAAGACCGGGGTCGCGGTGAAGTTCATCACCGACAAGGAAGCGCCGCTGATGGAGCGCATCAAGGCCGAAGGCGAGAACACGCCGGCGGATCTGCTGCTCACCGTGGATGCTGGCAACCTCTGGCAGGCCGAACAGATGGGCATTCTGCAGCCCATGAAATCCAGCGTCGTCGACGCCAACATTCCCGCTCAGTATCGCGCCGCCAGTGGTGCGTGGACTGGCCTGTCGCTGCGCGCACGGACCATCGTGTTCTCGCCCGAGCGCGTCAAGGATGGCGAGCTGACCACCTACGAAGCGCTGGCCGACAAGAACTGGGAAGGTCGCCTGTGCCTGCGCACCAGCAAGAAGGTCTACAACCAGTCGCTCACCGCCACGCTGATCGAGACCCATGGCGAGGCCAAGACCGAAGAGATCGTCAAGGGTTGGATCAACAACCTGGCCACCGACGTGTTTCCCGATGACAACTCGGTGATCAATGCCGTTGCCGCTGGCCAGTGCGATGTTGGCATCGTCAATACCTACTACTTCGGTCGCCTGCACGAGCAGAAGCCTGATCTCAAGGCCAAGCTGTTCTGGCCGAATCAGCAGGACCGCGGTGTGCACGTCAACCTGTCCGGTGTCGGCCTGACCAAGAATGCGCCGAATCCTGAGGCCGCTCAAAAGCTGGTCGAGTGGATGACCAGTGCCGAGGCGCAGAACATCTTCGCCGACGCCAACAAGGAGTTTCCGGCCAATCCAGCGGTCAAGCCATCCGCGGAAGTCGCCTCCTGGGGCGAGTTCAAGGCCGACAGCATTGCCGTGGAAGTGGCAGGCAAGCGCCAGGCCGAAGCCATCCGCCTGATGGACCGCGCTGGCTGGAACTGA
- a CDS encoding ABC transporter permease — translation MAHPAQRRWYPIAFAVALLVLMPLLVLLVSWHEVDRQIWSHLWQTQMPRLIGNTLILVLGVGVGVTLLGVSLAWLTSLCEFPGRRWLDWALMLPFAIPAYVLAFVFVGLLDFSGPVQTLLREWFGTGIRFPRVRSTGGVIIVLVLVFYPYVYLLARNAFLAQGRGLMEAARTLGHSPWQAFWRVALPMARPAIGAGLALALMETLADFGAVSVFNFDTFTTAIYKTWYGFYSLGSAAQLACLLLFAVMLVLYGERRARGAVRPCAERPRSGALYHLSGWRAFAASGWCLLVFACGFLIPVLQLLVWFWQRGRFDLDERYLALIQHTLYLGAAAALITVSVALLLAFARRLAPTRLMGATVGLANLGYALPGSMLAVAIMLAFSTLDNGVVIPLSTWLGGTGKALLLGSLGALLLAYLIRFLAVAYGPLENSLARIRPSLPQASRSLGVGGVPLFLRVYLPLLMPGALSAGLLVFVDVLKEMPATLLMRPFGWDTLAVRIFEMTSEGELARAALPALTLVLVGLLPVILLIRRSARRIG, via the coding sequence GTGGCTCATCCTGCCCAGCGTCGCTGGTACCCCATCGCCTTCGCCGTGGCCCTGTTGGTGCTCATGCCCCTGCTGGTTCTACTGGTCAGCTGGCACGAGGTGGATCGGCAGATCTGGTCGCACCTGTGGCAGACGCAGATGCCGCGGTTGATCGGCAACACCCTGATCCTGGTGCTTGGCGTAGGCGTTGGCGTGACCCTGCTGGGCGTGAGCCTGGCCTGGCTGACCAGTCTCTGCGAGTTTCCCGGGCGGCGCTGGCTCGATTGGGCGCTGATGCTGCCATTCGCCATCCCCGCTTACGTGCTGGCCTTCGTGTTCGTCGGTCTGCTGGATTTCTCCGGCCCGGTACAGACCTTGCTGCGCGAGTGGTTCGGCACGGGTATACGGTTTCCGCGGGTGCGTTCCACTGGCGGGGTGATCATCGTTCTGGTGCTGGTTTTCTACCCCTACGTCTACTTGCTTGCTCGCAACGCGTTCCTGGCCCAGGGCAGGGGGCTGATGGAAGCCGCCCGTACCCTCGGTCATTCGCCCTGGCAGGCCTTCTGGCGGGTCGCCCTGCCGATGGCGCGGCCCGCCATCGGCGCCGGGCTGGCGCTGGCACTGATGGAAACCCTGGCCGACTTCGGCGCCGTGTCGGTCTTCAATTTCGATACCTTCACCACGGCCATCTACAAGACCTGGTATGGCTTCTACAGCCTGGGTAGCGCCGCGCAGCTGGCTTGCCTGCTGTTGTTCGCGGTGATGCTGGTGCTCTATGGCGAGCGTCGGGCGCGTGGAGCCGTAAGGCCTTGCGCCGAGCGACCGCGAAGTGGCGCGCTGTACCACCTCAGCGGATGGCGAGCGTTTGCGGCCAGTGGTTGGTGCCTGCTGGTATTCGCCTGTGGTTTCTTAATCCCGGTGCTGCAACTGCTTGTTTGGTTCTGGCAGCGCGGGCGCTTCGATCTGGATGAGCGCTACCTGGCACTGATCCAGCACACCCTGTATCTGGGCGCTGCGGCAGCGTTGATCACCGTGTCCGTGGCGTTGCTGCTGGCGTTCGCCCGGCGTCTGGCCCCCACGCGGCTGATGGGCGCCACCGTCGGTCTGGCCAACCTCGGTTATGCGCTACCCGGTTCGATGCTGGCCGTGGCGATCATGCTGGCCTTCAGCACCCTGGATAACGGGGTGGTCATCCCCCTCTCGACCTGGCTGGGTGGCACCGGCAAGGCCCTGCTGCTCGGCAGCCTGGGGGCGTTATTGCTGGCCTACCTGATCCGCTTTCTGGCAGTGGCCTACGGACCATTGGAAAACAGCCTCGCGCGCATCCGTCCTTCGCTGCCCCAGGCATCGCGCAGCCTGGGCGTCGGCGGCGTGCCGCTGTTCCTGCGGGTCTATCTGCCGTTGCTGATGCCCGGCGCGCTGTCTGCCGGGTTGCTGGTGTTCGTCGATGTGCTCAAGGAAATGCCCGCCACATTGCTGATGCGGCCTTTCGGCTGGGACACGCTGGCCGTGCGCATCTTCGAAATGACCAGCGAGGGGGAGTTGGCTCGGGCTGCGTTACCGGCCCTGACCCTGGTGCTGGTGGGGCTGTTGCCGGTGATTCTGCTGATTCGCCGCTCGGCCCGGCGAATCGGATAA